A single window of Anaerocolumna chitinilytica DNA harbors:
- a CDS encoding 5-bromo-4-chloroindolyl phosphate hydrolysis family protein yields the protein MDRRNYSDLGEEIRDIVQSAVNTMDFHQLNRDIGNTVRGALDEVRHSLGTGYGGYRPNNPDGAGDNWNPNNGGKDYRRDDKYRWDDKYRRDDKYRWDRENRRESRHQNRDYRWDASYQNGQANSTNSKNQQQSYNQQSNRTSQNSSMNGSASMQGSASMQGTASMQGTAYTQGAAYVQSNTAVSKQTKPFPCVPVGRVSGILLTVFGSIGLGAFGIGAAVLAIIGQVTSEWGVFGTISMGLLLFFGISWGMMAIGGRLRKRLARYRRYIGLFGGHAYYSIKELAASVGQSPKFVLKDLRRMITIGMFPEGRIDDQGTCVMLNRETYSQYLELQKNLRIQAEDKGKLQNNQENKGDQEASSNQTAQNQQVKQAVDAGMACIQEIREANDAIPGEEISRKLDRLEDVIGKIFRHIEQHPDQLDDIRKFMEYYLPTTLKLVHAYKEFDKQSIQGENITSAKKEIEETLDTINLAFENLLDSLFEDAAMDVSGDISVLETLLAQEGLTKKDFVSKE from the coding sequence ATGGATAGAAGGAATTACTCAGATTTAGGTGAAGAAATCAGAGATATTGTTCAAAGTGCAGTAAATACAATGGACTTTCACCAATTGAATAGAGATATTGGAAATACGGTTAGAGGAGCATTGGATGAAGTGCGCCATTCGCTGGGTACAGGGTATGGCGGTTATAGACCGAATAATCCTGACGGTGCCGGAGACAACTGGAATCCGAACAATGGCGGAAAAGATTACCGCCGGGATGATAAATACCGATGGGATGACAAATACCGCCGGGATGATAAATACCGATGGGATAGAGAAAACCGCCGGGAGAGCAGACATCAGAATAGAGACTACAGATGGGATGCCAGTTATCAGAACGGCCAAGCTAATTCCACAAATTCAAAGAATCAGCAGCAATCTTACAACCAACAGAGCAATAGGACATCTCAGAATTCCTCTATGAACGGAAGTGCATCTATGCAAGGAAGTGCATCTATGCAGGGAACTGCATCTATGCAGGGAACTGCATATACGCAGGGAGCTGCATATGTGCAGTCTAATACTGCTGTAAGTAAGCAGACAAAGCCGTTCCCCTGTGTCCCGGTTGGCAGAGTATCCGGCATATTACTGACGGTTTTTGGCAGTATTGGACTTGGAGCCTTTGGTATAGGAGCAGCTGTTTTAGCAATCATAGGACAGGTTACTTCGGAGTGGGGAGTGTTCGGAACCATATCAATGGGGTTACTACTCTTCTTTGGAATCAGTTGGGGCATGATGGCCATAGGTGGAAGGCTTCGTAAACGCTTAGCCAGATATCGTCGTTATATCGGGTTATTCGGAGGGCATGCTTATTACTCCATAAAGGAGCTGGCAGCAAGTGTTGGTCAGAGTCCGAAGTTTGTATTAAAAGATCTCAGGCGAATGATAACTATCGGAATGTTCCCGGAAGGGCGTATAGATGATCAGGGTACCTGTGTAATGTTAAACAGAGAAACTTATAGTCAATACCTGGAATTGCAGAAAAACCTGCGTATACAGGCTGAAGACAAAGGAAAATTACAAAACAACCAGGAGAATAAAGGTGATCAAGAAGCATCTTCTAATCAGACAGCACAGAACCAGCAGGTAAAGCAGGCAGTTGATGCGGGAATGGCCTGTATACAAGAAATCAGAGAAGCGAATGATGCCATACCGGGTGAAGAGATATCCAGAAAATTAGACCGGCTGGAAGATGTAATCGGTAAGATATTCAGACATATTGAGCAGCATCCGGATCAGTTGGATGATATCAGAAAGTTCATGGAGTATTACCTTCCTACTACATTAAAATTAGTTCATGCTTATAAGGAGTTTGATAAGCAGTCCATACAAGGTGAAAATATTACTTCGGCAAAAAAGGAGATTGAAGAAACTCTAGATACCATCAATCTTGCCTTTGAGAATTTATTGGACAGCCTTTTTGAAGATGCGGCTATGGATGTGTCCGGTGACATATCTGTCCTGGAAACCCTCCTCGCTCAGGAAGGTTTGACAAAGAAGGATTTTGTATCAAAAGAATAA
- a CDS encoding toxic anion resistance protein yields MNQETPTLTFEPSLELATEPAYPKTVETKQEPAEFDESSLSLEEKRMVEDFADKIDLTKSNLVLQYGAGAQKKIADFSETAINNVKTKDLGEIGEMLSGVVLELKNFDTDNDEKGFLGLFKKGANKINAMKTKYDKADVNINKICKALEEHQIQLLKDISMLDKMYELNKTYFKELSMYILAGKKKLLQVQNEELPKLVEKSNKSNLPEDAQAVNDLVAVINRFEKKIHDLELTRMISIQMAPQIRLVQGSDTLMTEKIQSTLVNTIPLWKSQMVLALGVAHSGQAARAQREVTDMTNELLRKNAETLKMATIETAKESERGIVDIETLKMTNDSLITTLDEVLRIQTEGRQKRKEAEVELNRIEGELKKKLLELRN; encoded by the coding sequence ATGAATCAGGAAACACCTACCTTAACCTTTGAACCTTCCCTGGAGCTGGCAACTGAACCGGCATATCCTAAGACGGTAGAAACAAAACAGGAGCCGGCAGAATTTGATGAAAGCAGTCTTTCACTGGAAGAAAAGAGAATGGTGGAAGATTTTGCAGATAAAATTGATCTGACGAAGTCTAATCTGGTACTGCAGTATGGTGCCGGAGCCCAGAAAAAAATTGCAGACTTTTCAGAGACTGCTATCAACAATGTTAAGACAAAAGACCTGGGTGAAATCGGTGAAATGCTCTCAGGAGTTGTATTAGAGTTAAAGAATTTTGACACGGATAACGATGAAAAAGGATTTTTAGGACTTTTCAAAAAAGGTGCCAATAAGATTAATGCCATGAAGACAAAATACGATAAGGCAGATGTCAACATCAATAAAATCTGCAAGGCATTAGAAGAACATCAGATTCAGCTGTTAAAAGATATCTCCATGCTGGATAAGATGTATGAGCTCAATAAAACCTATTTTAAAGAGTTATCCATGTATATTCTTGCAGGAAAAAAGAAGCTGCTGCAGGTTCAGAACGAAGAATTGCCAAAGCTTGTAGAGAAATCCAACAAAAGTAATCTTCCGGAGGATGCTCAGGCAGTGAATGATTTGGTTGCTGTCATTAATCGTTTCGAGAAGAAAATTCATGACCTGGAACTAACCAGAATGATATCAATACAAATGGCACCCCAGATACGTCTTGTTCAGGGAAGCGATACCCTGATGACAGAAAAGATACAATCCACCCTTGTAAATACCATTCCTCTTTGGAAGAGCCAGATGGTGTTAGCACTTGGGGTAGCTCATTCCGGTCAGGCAGCCAGAGCCCAGAGAGAAGTTACGGATATGACCAATGAGCTTCTTCGTAAAAATGCTGAAACTCTTAAAATGGCTACTATTGAGACAGCGAAGGAATCCGAAAGAGGTATTGTTGATATTGAAACCCTGAAGATGACCAATGATTCTTTAATCACAACATTGGATGAGGTACTTAGAATTCAGACAGAAGGACGTCAGAAGAGAAAAGAAGCAGAAGTAGAGTTAAATCGTATAGAGGGTGAACTGAAAAAGAAATTACTGGAGCTTAGAAATTAA
- a CDS encoding response regulator transcription factor gives MSKILLIDDDKDILQAIRRYFEAIGYEVFMAENGKDAIEFTESNDWDCIVLDVMLPDMDGFAVCECIRKKSDAPIIFLSCKDEVKDKINGLMSGGDDYMTKPFFLAELEARVHARIRRNAKQTFSIDMDNRTIVAGTRCMVLSQKDFELFMLLYENSDRFFTVEEIGRKIWKEEQVNEANNVAVHIKRLRDKLEGLSLEIGTIQSAYKQGYKFVRS, from the coding sequence ATGTCAAAAATTCTCTTAATTGATGATGATAAAGATATCTTGCAGGCAATCAGACGGTATTTTGAGGCAATAGGATATGAAGTATTTATGGCTGAGAATGGTAAGGATGCAATTGAATTTACGGAAAGCAATGATTGGGACTGCATTGTCCTGGATGTCATGCTTCCGGACATGGATGGCTTTGCCGTCTGTGAATGCATCCGTAAGAAGAGTGATGCACCCATAATCTTTTTAAGCTGTAAGGATGAAGTAAAAGATAAGATTAACGGTCTGATGTCGGGAGGCGATGACTATATGACCAAACCCTTTTTTCTGGCAGAGCTTGAAGCCAGGGTCCATGCAAGAATCCGTAGAAATGCAAAGCAGACCTTTTCCATAGATATGGATAATAGGACTATCGTGGCAGGAACTCGCTGTATGGTTCTATCACAAAAGGATTTTGAACTCTTTATGCTGCTATACGAGAATTCTGACAGGTTTTTTACTGTTGAGGAAATTGGCCGCAAGATTTGGAAAGAGGAACAGGTCAATGAGGCAAATAATGTTGCAGTACATATTAAGAGATTAAGGGACAAGCTGGAGGGGCTGTCTTTGGAAATTGGTACTATTCAATCAGCCTATAAACAAGGCTACAAATTTGTTAGGAGCTGA
- a CDS encoding sensor histidine kinase → MKVEERKKEFLKSFLLFIFCVAGLVILTVFMSFPIKDTVMQAQNGELDISKVKLDKKIINLQGQWEFYFGQVLTPRELEGKEANYINLPEEWTKFNYPRFGSATYRLTIHTDKPERLTLLIPSISDAAKVWVNNKTAYAYGLAGNTKASTSPGEKETFYTFTTKNNRAEIVIAISDFYNYKSGIINSLRLGRENVLYGDFIRRFGLYAFSLGILFMMGIHHLILYLQRKEKLYLVFSLICLFGFTRFIFENGGVMAHYDFLSQKMKNNFYFISYFLYDYLILFFTLILTKSKALSHIVFKWHILPVVTSLAVLFTSTENLMLLILFLCLYAPAVFIISAFLLWRSPERRKNYYFNLYLFTFIFFVFMGYAYRIFLVDTYFMMAISSFLLLMIVQSIMLSARYIEAFRQVEVLNMDLENRVNVRTHELQTANLQLITANEELAVSRSAINELLVNISHDLKTPITVLSLNLQSLLSDRINLTEEEKQSCLNVAYNKNLTISRLIKNLFDVTRIETGQLAFRLSWIGADELMETVYQKYNDYILSLGLTLSIHLKEEFYISADNERIWSVFDNIIYNAVRYTKQGGNITVSGKLMPENKAEIRIKDTGTGIAPEHIPYLFNRFYKVSRSRSEKDGEGGVGLYIVKSCIEGMGGTVWAESMPGEGTTIIFTLRAEKNPSVSNDIN, encoded by the coding sequence ATGAAGGTGGAGGAGAGAAAAAAGGAATTTCTTAAAAGCTTTCTGCTGTTTATTTTTTGTGTGGCAGGTCTTGTAATATTGACAGTTTTTATGAGCTTTCCGATAAAGGATACGGTAATGCAGGCTCAAAACGGAGAACTGGATATCTCCAAAGTGAAATTGGATAAGAAGATCATTAATCTTCAGGGACAATGGGAATTTTATTTTGGACAAGTCCTAACACCAAGGGAACTTGAGGGGAAAGAAGCCAACTATATAAATCTGCCGGAAGAATGGACGAAGTTTAATTATCCAAGGTTTGGCAGTGCAACTTACCGGCTGACAATTCATACCGATAAGCCAGAACGCCTGACTTTATTGATTCCCTCCATTTCAGATGCTGCCAAAGTATGGGTTAATAATAAAACAGCTTATGCTTATGGCCTTGCAGGAAATACGAAAGCTTCCACAAGTCCTGGCGAAAAAGAAACCTTTTATACTTTTACCACAAAAAATAATCGTGCCGAAATTGTCATTGCAATCAGTGATTTCTATAATTACAAAAGCGGCATTATTAATTCTCTCCGCCTCGGCAGAGAAAATGTTTTATATGGTGATTTTATCAGACGCTTTGGTCTTTATGCATTTTCTCTGGGGATATTGTTTATGATGGGGATTCACCACCTAATACTATACCTTCAACGAAAAGAAAAGCTTTACCTTGTTTTTTCACTGATCTGTCTCTTTGGATTTACACGTTTTATCTTTGAGAATGGCGGAGTAATGGCCCACTATGATTTCTTATCTCAAAAGATGAAGAATAACTTTTACTTTATTTCATACTTTCTATACGATTATTTGATACTTTTCTTTACCTTGATATTAACGAAATCGAAAGCATTGTCACACATTGTTTTTAAGTGGCATATTCTTCCGGTGGTTACCTCCCTGGCGGTACTTTTTACCTCTACCGAGAATCTGATGCTGTTAATTTTGTTTTTGTGCCTCTATGCACCGGCAGTATTTATTATTAGTGCATTCTTATTATGGCGGTCTCCGGAAAGAAGAAAGAATTATTATTTTAACCTGTATCTATTTACTTTTATATTTTTTGTTTTTATGGGTTATGCATATCGGATCTTTCTGGTAGATACTTATTTCATGATGGCTATTTCCTCTTTCCTGTTATTAATGATAGTCCAGAGTATCATGCTCTCAGCCCGTTATATAGAGGCTTTCAGACAGGTGGAAGTATTGAATATGGACCTGGAGAATAGGGTAAATGTGCGTACTCATGAATTGCAGACGGCAAATCTGCAGTTAATTACAGCCAATGAAGAGCTGGCAGTGTCAAGAAGTGCTATAAATGAGCTGCTTGTTAATATATCCCATGATTTAAAAACACCGATTACCGTATTGAGCCTTAATTTGCAATCCCTTCTAAGTGACAGAATAAACCTGACCGAAGAAGAGAAGCAGTCCTGCCTGAATGTGGCATATAATAAGAACCTTACCATAAGCCGGCTTATTAAAAATCTCTTTGATGTGACCCGTATCGAAACAGGGCAGCTGGCTTTTCGACTTAGTTGGATTGGAGCAGATGAATTAATGGAAACAGTCTATCAAAAGTATAATGATTATATCCTGAGCCTTGGTTTAACCTTATCTATTCATCTGAAGGAAGAGTTTTATATATCCGCTGATAATGAGCGGATCTGGAGTGTATTTGACAATATTATCTATAATGCTGTAAGATATACAAAACAAGGCGGCAATATTACGGTCAGTGGCAAGCTGATGCCTGAGAACAAGGCTGAAATACGAATAAAAGATACGGGTACCGGTATTGCCCCAGAACATATACCTTATCTCTTTAACCGTTTTTACAAGGTATCCCGCTCCAGAAGTGAAAAAGACGGTGAGGGAGGAGTCGGTTTATATATTGTGAAAAGCTGTATTGAAGGTATGGGCGGAACCGTTTGGGCTGAAAGTATGCCGGGAGAAGGTACCACGATTATATTTACTCTGCGGGCAGAGAAGAATCCATCGGTATCCAATGATATAAATTAA
- the purE gene encoding 5-(carboxyamino)imidazole ribonucleotide mutase, with protein sequence MAAKVGIVMGSDSDLEIMSKAAEVLEVLKVEYDITVISAHRMPDVFYDYAKGAEDKGYKVIIAGAGGAAHLPGMTAAIFSLPVIGVPIMTKSLGGVDSLYSIVQMPAGIPVATVAINGAQNAGILAAKILAASDEELLGRIKEYAAGLKETVAAKSEKLAKIGYQEYLKESNK encoded by the coding sequence ATGGCAGCTAAAGTTGGAATTGTTATGGGCAGTGATTCGGATTTGGAAATTATGAGTAAGGCAGCAGAGGTATTAGAGGTATTAAAAGTTGAATATGATATTACAGTAATATCCGCCCATAGAATGCCGGATGTGTTTTATGATTATGCTAAAGGTGCGGAAGATAAGGGATACAAAGTTATAATTGCAGGTGCCGGCGGTGCTGCTCATCTTCCGGGAATGACGGCGGCTATATTTTCTCTTCCGGTAATTGGTGTACCTATCATGACAAAATCTCTTGGCGGTGTAGATTCTCTCTACTCCATCGTACAAATGCCTGCTGGTATCCCGGTGGCAACGGTAGCCATTAACGGAGCTCAAAATGCCGGTATACTGGCCGCTAAAATACTTGCAGCTTCTGATGAAGAATTACTTGGACGTATCAAAGAATATGCAGCCGGATTAAAGGAAACAGTGGCAGCAAAATCAGAGAAGCTGGCTAAAATAGGTTACCAGGAATATTTAAAAGAAAGCAATAAATAA